TCTCGGTTAAGTCTCATCGCTTGTCCTTTTCTTGGTCGAAAACGCAAGTTAGAAACCTAACCATCCCTAGAATTCACTTTCTAGGGATTTTTTTTTGTTTTCAGCCTAGATCGGATTTACTTGACGATGAGAATCCGCGTTTGAAAAAAGGTATGTTTATGGGAATCAAATTAACTTTAGCAGCCCTGATGGGCATTGCCGCTGTAGCCTCCGCCGCAGATGCAGTCAAGTACGAAGCAGAAGAACAGACAGGAGTCACCGCAGGCGATATCCTGACCGGAGATGAATATTCCGGTGGAAAGTACGTGAAGGTAGGGGCTGCAATGACCTTTACCGTCAAGGTGGATGAAACAGCCATGTACGATATCGAAACCCAGGTTTTGATCAAGCAGTACGACTGGACAACCTCCAAAATCCTGGTGAACGATGCGGAAGTGGGCTCCATGCTCACCACGCCCCGCAACTGCGATTCCGCTTACGTCATTACCGCTTCCGCCAAGATGAAAGCGGGCGAAAACACCATTACAGTGGGCAACGGTGCCATCGGTGTGGACTACATTTCCGTAGGCCGCCATCCGGATCCGGAATTCAAGATTAGCGCCCTTCCCGTAACGCCTAATGCTACAGAAAGTGCCATGAAGGTAAAGACTTTCCTTCGGGATAATTTCATGAAGAAGACCATCAGTGGCATGATGATCAGTGACCAGAATTTCAATTATGATTATGGCAACATGAAGTTGCTTTCCGCCGCAGAATGTACCCCTCAGGATTCCTGCAAGTTCCTGAATGGCGAAGACACCTGGAAGGGTCAGACCGATATTGCGGAATTCTACAAGCGTTCCGGACACTACCCTGCCATCGGCGGATTTGATATGCTGTTCGCAGCAGGCGGACATCACGAAGAAGGCTGGTTCCGAGGTTATACTGAGAATAATCTGGTCATGACTGAAGACTTGTGGAACATGGGCGGCATTCCCACTTATACCTGGCACTGGAAGGTTGGCAAGGACACCGTTTTCTACACCCAGATGCAGGGTTTCAAGAATGCAGGCTGTACCGAAGACGTTGCTGGAACCGCAGAAAACAACACCTGTTTCAACTACACCAAGGCGTTCAAGGGCGAATCCTGCGCAGAAATCGATGAAACATCCCAAGAATACAAGGACATCGTCGCCGACGTAGATATTGTTTCCGGCTATTTCAAGCAGCTAGAAGAAAAGGGCATCGCCGTGGTATGGCGTCCCCTGCACGAAGCAAGCGGTGGCTGGTTCTGGTGGGGCGTAGGCTCTCCCGAATGTTACGTTCAGCTCTGGCGTCTTGTCTTCGACCGCATGGTGAATGTGAACAAGAATAAGAACCTGATCTGGGTCTGGAATATCAATACGGATCCCAAGTTCGGTTATGACTATTCCGCCCTCAATGGCGCCTGGTATCCGGGCGCAGAATATGTGGACATCGTTGCCGTGGATATTTACGACCCGCTAAACAACCACAATTCCGCAGCCAACTACTGGAATAAAATTATCGAGGAAGTAGGAACCGACAAGATGATCGCCCTTAGCGAAAACGGCGCCATTCCCGACATCGACAGCATTGCGGAAGACAAATCCTATTGGAGCTACTGGATGACTTGGAGCCAGACCTGGAGCGGGAACTTCCTGGAAAAGACTTCTACTGACATGTGGAAACGCAACCTGGATGATGAACGCATTATTGCCTTGGACGACATGCCTGGCTGGGACAAGGTTGTTGCAGACAAGTCTACGGAAGGCGCCATCATCGCCCCAAGCAAGGTCATTGCAAACCGTAGGCAGCTGATTGCAGGTTCCATGAACATTGACGTTATTGGAAACACCATCCAGATGAACATTCCTACTGCAGGCAGGGGCGCCGTAGCACTCTACGACCTTCACGGAAAACTCGCCATGAACATCGTTCGCGGAAACATCAACGCAGGAACGCTATCCGTTAGCACAGCCACCCTGCCCCGCGGCAAGTACATTCTCCGAGCTATAGTGGGCAGCAACTCCTTAAACAAGGTTGTGAACGTTCAATAAAGCCGCGCTGTTCGCAGTAGCAAATTAACTATAAAAAAGAAAACTGCCGTTTGACGTAAGTCGCGGCAGTTTTTTCAGTTTTTTTGCGGTTCCTTACTTTTCCACGTTGCGGATCATCATTGTTTTTCCGCTACCTTTTAGCATGAACACGCCTTTGCCCAGATTGCGAACCTTGGCACCTTCGCTTTCACCCAAATAATTTCCGTTAATGTCAAAGACCTTATAAGTTGCAGACTTGTCAAGTTCCAGTCGCATACCTTTGTTGCCGATAGTTGCGGTAGTATCTGCACGACTTGCAAAATCCAGCCAGTCGATATTCACGTAGGAGCCGTCAATAACAAGCTTCAGTACGTGTTCGCCAGCAGCGATTTCCGAAGTTTTAAAGGTAATTTCCTTGTAATCACCCCAGCCACCAATGCTATCCACCTTGACGGTATCTGTAATGGGTTTATCGTCTAACTCCAGGTGAAACGCACTACCCTTTGCGGCACTGGCCACACGAGCTGTTACAGAGTAATCTACAGCGTCAGCAACTTTCACGGTATATTTAAGCCATTCGCCCTTTTCAGTGTAGCCAATCACATAAGAACCAGGCTCTGCTGAAAGTTCTTCAATGTCTACGCCATCATTGCGGTAGGCCTTGGATTTATTTTCAGAATCGTTATCCAAGTAGGATTTTCCGATGGAACCAACACCGGGCTCATCATAATTTTCCACCTGGAGCTTGCCCGGGATTTCCGCAACAACACCCTTGAAAGGAGTATGAGGAGACGGCGGAACAGAAACACGGTTCATATGTTCCAGCATCACCTTAGCGTAACGCTTACCAAATTCAATGTAACCGGCGCGGTTAAAATGATAACTATCGCCAGCACTTCCAAGACCGGATGAAGAAACCGGCCAAGCATTGTCCATCACCTTGGTAATGCGCTGCACCTGGCTTGTACTAAAACTCCTGCAGCAACCATCTTCACGCATTTCTCCTGCAAGCAGCGGAACCGTATCGGAGCTAAGCCCAAGATCCTTCAGCATGTCGTCGCGAATTTTCTTGAGGTCTTCGGCCCAATGATTATTGTTCCAGTCCGATTCGCCCTGGTGAACAATGATACCCTTGATGACGCCATCCTTTTGGGCAATCTTTGCAAGGTCTATAATTCGTTTGTACAAATTGCTATCGTAAGCTTTCGCCCAGTTGATAATCCAGTTTTCCTTTTGACGGGCAGGGTCTTCGAGATAAGCTTGCCAATTGTCCTTATCGAATAACTTAAGCGCGGTACCACCCACAGCAACAGAAATGATACCCACTGTCACGTCAGGCAGAGAATCCACCAAAGTACGACCAAAGTAATCTGCCACAGAAATACTAGGCGGATTATCGCAATTTGCCAACTGAGACGTGGCATCGGTCCAAACACCCAAGGTGCGTCCCTTGGCCGGGCAATTCATTGAAGGTAAAAGTTTGAAACGGGGATAAGGCTTCGTTTCAGGTTCTGCAGCGCCCGCGGCTCCTGCCATATTGGATTGGCCAAAGGCAATGTAGATGTGGAAATTCGGATCTGGCGCAGCATTTACATTAGAAGCTGCTCCAAACAAGAACGCGCCGGCCACTGCCAAGTGCTTAAATAATTGTTTTTTCATATCAATCCCATAGCACCATATTGTGCAAAAAGCTCTCAAAAACACCACTTCATGAGAGCTGAACTCAAGTCAACATGAATATAGGCGTGTTTTTGTGATTTTAAACACATGCGACATAAATCCCCATGGAACATTTATCCACGAGGGTTGCTGCAAAGCCACGTAGTACAAGACTTTATGAAAAGATTTCTAAACCAAATTTCTATCTTTTGCGAAAAATATTTGGTGTTATTATGTCTGAAAAGCATCCTTTGTACTTTACCATTCACGGCCATTTCTATCAGCCGCCCCGCGAAAACCCCTGGACCGGAGTCATTGAAAACCAGCCCAGCGCACGTCCCAATCATGACTGGAACGATCGTATTGCAAGTCAATGCTATAGCCCTAACTCCGCAAGCCGTATTCTTTCCCCAAACGGCCGCATCGTAGACATCGTCAACAACTACGATTTCATGAGTTTTAACATGGGTCCCACTCTTATGGGCTGGATCCGTACCCATACTCCGGATACCTACAAACGCATCCAGGAAGCAGACAAGCGTAGCATTGAACGCTTGGGTCATGGCAACGCCATTGCCCAGGTCTACAACCACATTATCATGCCTCTTGCTTCTGCAGAAGACAAGAAGACTCAGATCCACTGGGGCATTGAAGACTTCAAGAGCCATTTCGGCCGTATGCCGGAAGCCATGTGGTTGGCAGAAACAGCCATCAACTTCGAAACCGTCGTTGAACTCATCAAGGCTGGCATCAAATTTACCATTCTCTCCCCCACCCAGGCAGATTCCTTCCGCAAGCTGGGCGATGAAGAGTGGACCGGTTGCAGCAACACCGACATTGACACCACTCGTCCTTACCGCATTTATCCTCGCGATAAGGAAGGCAACCTGGTATGCGATGGTTACCTGGATGTATTCTTCTACAATCCCTGGCTTTCCTCCGCAGTGGGTTTTGAACATTTGCTCCGCGACGCAGGCACCTTTGGTCGCCGCATCAAGGATGCATGGGATGAAAATCGAGAAGAAGCTCAGCTCGTAAGCATCGGTACCGATGGCGAATCCTATGGTCACCATGAACCCTTTGGCGACATGTGCGCCGCATGGCTGTACAACCATTACGCACCGGAAAACAACATGGTACCGGTGAACTACGGTTGGTTCCTGGAAAAGTTCCCGCCTAAACATGAAGTTCTCCTGAAGAATTTCCACAGCGAAGGTTGCGCCTGGAGCTGCGCTCACGGTGTAGGCCGCTGGTATCGCGACTGCGGTTGCTCCACTGGCGGCGGCCCCGATTGGAACCAGAAGTGGCGCGGTCCTCTCCGCGACGCCTTTAACCACCTGAAGAAACTGGCAGACGACGTTTTCGTCCGCGAGTTCGCAAAGATTTCCAACGTCAATCCCTGGGACGCCCGCAATAACTATGTCCAGACGCTGGTCGTTCCCGAAGACAAGGAACGTATCAAGACATTCCTGAAGACAACCGTCAAGCAGCCGGATAACGAGGACATGTGCGCCAAGGCCATCCGTCTTCTGGAAATCCAGAAGTTCTGCCTGTTCAGTTTCACCAGCTGCGGTTGGTTCTTCAATGATATTGAAGGTCTGGAACCTGTTCAGAACATGCGCTACACCCTCCGTGCCATGGAACTTCTGGAACCGTTCCTCCCCCGCGACCACCACATCCGTAACCAGGTGTTGAGCATTCTTGCCCGCGCCACCAGTAACGAACACAAGTGGAACGGTGCGGAAGTCTTTACCCGCTACGCCGAAGAACAAGTTCCCGTTGTGGTCAAGCAGATGGCAGAACGCGCAGCCATCTTCCACCTGAACCTGGAAAACGACTACGAAAATGCGGACGACCGTATGGTCGCAACCAAGATTGCAAGCAATGACAACCAGACTCTGGTCCGTGCAGAATACAAGGACAAGCTCATTGGCGAATCCCGCGTCGCTTCCGTCCTGGTCATTACAGATTCCCTCGGTAGAATCAACATCGTTGTTGCCGATGGCGAGAACGACAAGAACGAACTGAAGTTCGTAGAGAATCCGAACATGAGCACCGAGGAACTCCAGAGCGAATACCCCACCGCCTATGTGGTCCGTATGCGCGACCTGATGAGCGACTCCCTGCGTCGAATCAACCAGATTACCACTCACAAGGACCTGACCTCCATTACCAAGTCCTTCTCCAGCTTCGCCCTTTCTCACGGACTTTCCATCGACAGTTTGGCCGACCCCGACCACACCCTGCCGGATACTCTCCGTAAGATCCTGTCCCTGGAAATCAACTCCAAGATTCACCACATGGCTCTCCAGTACCTGAAGAAGGATGACAAGAGCTTGTTTGATGAAATCCGTGATTTGATTGATGAAGCCAAGCGCCTGGAAACCACCTTCAGCTTTGGTGGTACTGGCCGCATCTTCTTTGCAAAGCTTTCCGAACTCATTGACGCTGTATCCGGAAAGTACAACAAGGCAACCGTGGATCACATCACGGGGCTCATTACTGTTGCAGATTGGCTCCAGCTGGGTATTGACAAGACTAGCCTCGAGAATAAGGTGTTCCCCTTCTACAAGGAATACATCAAGAATCCCGAAGGCAAGCTTGTGGGCCTGAAGCCTATGTTCAGCTGGCTGAACTTCGAGGTATAAAAAGTGTACGTGATGTCCGAAAAGCCCATGATATCTGCAGAGCAGATCCAGACCCGAGTCAAGGAACTGGCTGCAGAGATCAGCGCGACCTTCGAGTTTGACGTAATCCTGTCCGCCCTTACCGGCGCGTTCATGTTTACGACAGACCTGTGTCGAGCCATGGCTAACACCAAGCACCACATCGCATTCATCAAGGCATCCAGCTATGGATCTGGAATGGAATCCAGCGGAAAGCTCCAGGTCTCAGGCCTTGAGAAACTGGACCTTCAAGGTAAGCGCGTATTGGTCATAGACGACATCCTGGATACGGGCAACACCATGTGTACCCTAGTTTCCATGCTAAAGGAAATTGGAGTCGCAGACCTTCGCACCTGCGTTCTCATGAACAAGGAAGAACGCCGCACCGTAGACTACCACGCAGATTTTGTCGGTTTCGAAATCGCAAACGAATTCGTGGTAGGGTATGGATTGGACTTCAACGAAGACTATAGAACTCTTCCCGAAGTCTGGACATTGAAGGAAGTCTAACCCCTCATTTGCTAGGTTGAAAGATATGGCAAATAATGATTTAGATGAAGTCAAATTCCACGCGACCCAAACCTTCGAGGCTGTCGGTCGTAGCTTCAACAAGATTGGACGCGGCAAGCGTTTTCTTATCGTACTTGCCGGCGGTCTGTTTTTCTTCATTGGCGGTTACGTCACTTGCAAGCTACTGAATGACATCCCTGCGCTTGGCACCATCGAAAAGATCGCCGCCCAGCCGGACCTTCCCAACAAGTGCAAGTATCGCTATGATCGAGCCATGGAATACGCCATTATGCACGAATGCGTTTTCGCGGGCCAGAAAGCCCCCCGTAACCAGACGGAACTGGTCCAGCGCATTAACTACTGCACCTGCGCTCTGGAAGGCGTCCAGAAAAAGAAGCCCTACCAGAAAATGTTCGAGAACAACCTGGTTGACTTCTCCTTCAAAATTCGTGAAGAAAATCTCTGCCAGGAAAACAAGGTCATTCCCACTCTTGAAGAAGAAGAACCTGTCAAGGAAAAGAAATGAATATCGTCGACATAGAAAAATCCATTCGTGAAGAAGCCCTGGAACTGGTGCAGAGGGAACCCCTTTCTGTACTGATGCTCAACGAACAGATCCTATGTCGCAAGAGCTTTGGAGAAATGCTGGGAGTGACCCTCTCCTGTCAGCTTGCCGGTGAAGTCATTGATAGAGCGGAGCTGGAAAAAATGTTCCGTATTTTGTACGAGAAGTACCCGGAACTTTTGACCAGTGCAGCCAAGGACTTGCACGCCACCGTCCTGCGAGATCCAGCATGTACCAGTTACCTGGAACCGCTCCTGTTCTTCAAGGGCTTCCAGGGATTACAGGCTTACCGCGTCGCCCACGTACTCTGGGAAGAAAGTCGTTCCTTCCCCGCCAAAATGCTCCAGAGTATTATCAGTCGCAAGTTCGGCATGGACATCCACCCGGCAGCAAAAATCGGCTATGGCCTTTTGATTGACCACGCCACCAATATTGTGATTGGTGAAACTGCTGTTATCGGGAACAATGTCTCCCTGCTTCACGGCGTTACTTTAGGTGGTACCGGCAACGAGGTGGGTGATCGTCACCCGAAGCTTGGAGCAGGCGTCATGGTAGGCGCACATGCCCAGCTGTTAGGCAACATCCACATTGGCGACGGAGCCAAGATTGGTGCAGGCGCCGTTGTGGTGAGCGATGTTCCCGCACACACCACTTACGCAGGCGTGCCCGCAGTTCAGGTGGGTCGTCCCCATGATGAAATGCCCAGCTTCAACATGCAGCAGGACTTCACTCGCGACGCCTAATGACAAAGAAAGAACGTATCACCTTCATCAACGAAAAACTGGACGAGTTGTTTCCTAACCCGCCTATTCCATTGAATTTCAGCGATCCGTTCACTTTGCTTGTGGCTGTTGCCCTAAGCGCCCAATGTACCGACGCACGAGTCAATGTAGTTACCGCAGAACTTTTTAAGGTAGCCGATACTCCCGCCAAGATGGTCGCCCTGGGTGTCGAAAAAATTGCAGATTACATCAAGACTTGCGGACTTTATCAAAACAAGAGCAAGAACATTTTCAGGCTTTCCCAGATTCTCGTGGAAAAATACGGTGGTGAAGTTCCCCGCACGTTCGAGGAGCTGGAAGCGTTACCAGGCGTAGGGCACAAGACCGCAAGCGTCATGATGATCCACGCCTTCAACACGCCAGCCTTTCCCGTGGACACCCACATCCATCGTCTCGCCGCCCGTTGGGGACTTTCCGACGGGAGCACCGTAGAACGTACCGAAGCCGATCTCAAGAAAATCTTCCCTCCCGAAGACTGGGAAAAGAAACACTTGCAAATTATTTTATTCGGAAGAACCTACTGCAAGGCCGCGGGTCATAAAGTCGATCAATGTCCCATTTGTAGCGTTGTAGGCTGCAAGACGAAATAAGCGAGCGTTTCCGCCCGCTTTATTCATCATTACTAGACTAGCCCTTCAGCAGTTCATCAAAATAGCAGATGGTCTTTTCAAGGCCCTTGCGCAGAGGAATCGTAGGTTCCCAGCCGAGAGCGCTCTTTGCCAAGTCAATGTTCGGACGACGCATCTTCGGATCGTCCCCCGGCAGAGGCTGATAAATAATCTTGCTCTTGGAGCCGGTAAGGTCCAGAACTTCCTTGGCCAATTCCAGCATGGTGAATTCGCCGGGATTGCCGATGTTCACAGGGCCAATAATCTTGTCCTGGTTCATCATGCGTACAAAGCCTTCAATCAGGTCGTCCACATAGCAGAAGCTGCGTGTCTGGGAACCGTCACCATAGATAGTGATGTCCTGGCCCTGCAAAGCCTGCACGATAAAGTTGGAAACCACGCGGCCATCGTTGGGCAACATACGGGGACCGTAGGTATTGAAAATACGGACAATGCGGATATCCACATTGTTCTGGCGGTGGTAATCCATAAAGAGGGTTTCAGCCACGCGCTTGCCTTCATCATAACAGCTGCGGATTCCGATGGGATTCACGTTTCCCCAGTAATCCTCTGTCTGCGGGTGAATCGCAGGATCGCCATAGACTTCGCTGGTACTTGCCTGGAGAATGCGAGCCTTCACACGCTTGGCCATGCCCAGCATATTGATTGCGCCCATGACGCTGGTCTTGATAGTCTTTACAGGATTGAACTGATAATGCACCGGGCTTGCGGGGCATGCCAAGTTAAAGATGCGGTCCACTTCCAGAAGAATCGGTTCCGTCACATCGTGACGGATCAGTTCGAAGCACTTGTTGTCACGAAGGTGTGCCACATTAGCCATACGGCCAGTGAAGTAGTTATCCAAGCAAATGACTTCGTGACCATCATTCAGGAGACGTTCACAAAGATGACTTCCTAAAAAACCCGCACCACCAGTAACTAAACAGCGCATATTAAGCTCCAATTATATGAGCATAATATAGCTTATAAAAGATTCGTTATCACTTAACGATCTGGTTCTTGCCGTGCTTCTTACCCCAATAAAGCTTTTCGTCCGCCTGACGGATGTAATCCTCGTATTCCGCAATATTTTCACCAGTACAAAGACCGATTGTCACAGTAATTGCAATCCTGGTATCCTTATGGTAAATTACCTGGTCGGCCAGTTTGGCACGGAAAGAACTTAAAATATCCAAGGCATGGGAGTTATCGATTTGCGGCAAGTAAAGCACGAATTCTTCACCACCCCAGCGGACCGCCACTGCATTGGACGGCAGACAGGATTCAATACACTTACTGACGGCAGACAGGACCCTGTCACCCGTTTCGTGTCCGTAGGTGTCGTTAATCTTCTTGAAGTCATCCACGTCCAGCATGGCCACGGAGAAGGAACGTTCCTTTTCTTCCTTGCTACGCTTCATGATGCCTTCAAAGAAACGACGATTGTAAAGGCCTGTCAGCATGTCGTGATTGCTGGTGTAGTCCAGCTTTTCCCTAGTAGTACGAAGTTCAACCAGATAAAGATTAGACAGGTAGAAAAGGGTAAACAGAGTAATAACGAGATTGATGCTATTTA
The window above is part of the Fibrobacter sp. UWR4 genome. Proteins encoded here:
- a CDS encoding glycosyl hydrolase: MGIKLTLAALMGIAAVASAADAVKYEAEEQTGVTAGDILTGDEYSGGKYVKVGAAMTFTVKVDETAMYDIETQVLIKQYDWTTSKILVNDAEVGSMLTTPRNCDSAYVITASAKMKAGENTITVGNGAIGVDYISVGRHPDPEFKISALPVTPNATESAMKVKTFLRDNFMKKTISGMMISDQNFNYDYGNMKLLSAAECTPQDSCKFLNGEDTWKGQTDIAEFYKRSGHYPAIGGFDMLFAAGGHHEEGWFRGYTENNLVMTEDLWNMGGIPTYTWHWKVGKDTVFYTQMQGFKNAGCTEDVAGTAENNTCFNYTKAFKGESCAEIDETSQEYKDIVADVDIVSGYFKQLEEKGIAVVWRPLHEASGGWFWWGVGSPECYVQLWRLVFDRMVNVNKNKNLIWVWNINTDPKFGYDYSALNGAWYPGAEYVDIVAVDIYDPLNNHNSAANYWNKIIEEVGTDKMIALSENGAIPDIDSIAEDKSYWSYWMTWSQTWSGNFLEKTSTDMWKRNLDDERIIALDDMPGWDKVVADKSTEGAIIAPSKVIANRRQLIAGSMNIDVIGNTIQMNIPTAGRGAVALYDLHGKLAMNIVRGNINAGTLSVSTATLPRGKYILRAIVGSNSLNKVVNVQ
- the nth gene encoding endonuclease III, producing the protein MTKKERITFINEKLDELFPNPPIPLNFSDPFTLLVAVALSAQCTDARVNVVTAELFKVADTPAKMVALGVEKIADYIKTCGLYQNKSKNIFRLSQILVEKYGGEVPRTFEELEALPGVGHKTASVMMIHAFNTPAFPVDTHIHRLAARWGLSDGSTVERTEADLKKIFPPEDWEKKHLQIILFGRTYCKAAGHKVDQCPICSVVGCKTK
- the hpt gene encoding hypoxanthine phosphoribosyltransferase — translated: MSEKPMISAEQIQTRVKELAAEISATFEFDVILSALTGAFMFTTDLCRAMANTKHHIAFIKASSYGSGMESSGKLQVSGLEKLDLQGKRVLVIDDILDTGNTMCTLVSMLKEIGVADLRTCVLMNKEERRTVDYHADFVGFEIANEFVVGYGLDFNEDYRTLPEVWTLKEV
- the cysE gene encoding serine O-acetyltransferase produces the protein MNIVDIEKSIREEALELVQREPLSVLMLNEQILCRKSFGEMLGVTLSCQLAGEVIDRAELEKMFRILYEKYPELLTSAAKDLHATVLRDPACTSYLEPLLFFKGFQGLQAYRVAHVLWEESRSFPAKMLQSIISRKFGMDIHPAAKIGYGLLIDHATNIVIGETAVIGNNVSLLHGVTLGGTGNEVGDRHPKLGAGVMVGAHAQLLGNIHIGDGAKIGAGAVVVSDVPAHTTYAGVPAVQVGRPHDEMPSFNMQQDFTRDA
- a CDS encoding UDP-glucuronic acid decarboxylase family protein, whose protein sequence is MRCLVTGGAGFLGSHLCERLLNDGHEVICLDNYFTGRMANVAHLRDNKCFELIRHDVTEPILLEVDRIFNLACPASPVHYQFNPVKTIKTSVMGAINMLGMAKRVKARILQASTSEVYGDPAIHPQTEDYWGNVNPIGIRSCYDEGKRVAETLFMDYHRQNNVDIRIVRIFNTYGPRMLPNDGRVVSNFIVQALQGQDITIYGDGSQTRSFCYVDDLIEGFVRMMNQDKIIGPVNIGNPGEFTMLELAKEVLDLTGSKSKIIYQPLPGDDPKMRRPNIDLAKSALGWEPTIPLRKGLEKTICYFDELLKG
- a CDS encoding GGDEF domain-containing protein, which produces MMCLCVHVFNIFFFGKIGLFPLAVLNGVSSCLYVIFILFMRKSENLRISFAYFEIIIFSALSELTSGGHFGYLNFVIGMVAVIFFLLPSENRKKYVYQFIGAICAVAISQISIYNFSFHPELMDTVLEYKSLVNSINLVITLFTLFYLSNLYLVELRTTREKLDYTSNHDMLTGLYNRRFFEGIMKRSKEEKERSFSVAMLDVDDFKKINDTYGHETGDRVLSAVSKCIESCLPSNAVAVRWGGEEFVLYLPQIDNSHALDILSSFRAKLADQVIYHKDTRIAITVTIGLCTGENIAEYEDYIRQADEKLYWGKKHGKNQIVK
- a CDS encoding DUF3536 domain-containing protein, whose protein sequence is MSEKHPLYFTIHGHFYQPPRENPWTGVIENQPSARPNHDWNDRIASQCYSPNSASRILSPNGRIVDIVNNYDFMSFNMGPTLMGWIRTHTPDTYKRIQEADKRSIERLGHGNAIAQVYNHIIMPLASAEDKKTQIHWGIEDFKSHFGRMPEAMWLAETAINFETVVELIKAGIKFTILSPTQADSFRKLGDEEWTGCSNTDIDTTRPYRIYPRDKEGNLVCDGYLDVFFYNPWLSSAVGFEHLLRDAGTFGRRIKDAWDENREEAQLVSIGTDGESYGHHEPFGDMCAAWLYNHYAPENNMVPVNYGWFLEKFPPKHEVLLKNFHSEGCAWSCAHGVGRWYRDCGCSTGGGPDWNQKWRGPLRDAFNHLKKLADDVFVREFAKISNVNPWDARNNYVQTLVVPEDKERIKTFLKTTVKQPDNEDMCAKAIRLLEIQKFCLFSFTSCGWFFNDIEGLEPVQNMRYTLRAMELLEPFLPRDHHIRNQVLSILARATSNEHKWNGAEVFTRYAEEQVPVVVKQMAERAAIFHLNLENDYENADDRMVATKIASNDNQTLVRAEYKDKLIGESRVASVLVITDSLGRINIVVADGENDKNELKFVENPNMSTEELQSEYPTAYVVRMRDLMSDSLRRINQITTHKDLTSITKSFSSFALSHGLSIDSLADPDHTLPDTLRKILSLEINSKIHHMALQYLKKDDKSLFDEIRDLIDEAKRLETTFSFGGTGRIFFAKLSELIDAVSGKYNKATVDHITGLITVADWLQLGIDKTSLENKVFPFYKEYIKNPEGKLVGLKPMFSWLNFEV
- a CDS encoding sialate O-acetylesterase encodes the protein MKKQLFKHLAVAGAFLFGAASNVNAAPDPNFHIYIAFGQSNMAGAAGAAEPETKPYPRFKLLPSMNCPAKGRTLGVWTDATSQLANCDNPPSISVADYFGRTLVDSLPDVTVGIISVAVGGTALKLFDKDNWQAYLEDPARQKENWIINWAKAYDSNLYKRIIDLAKIAQKDGVIKGIIVHQGESDWNNNHWAEDLKKIRDDMLKDLGLSSDTVPLLAGEMREDGCCRSFSTSQVQRITKVMDNAWPVSSSGLGSAGDSYHFNRAGYIEFGKRYAKVMLEHMNRVSVPPSPHTPFKGVVAEIPGKLQVENYDEPGVGSIGKSYLDNDSENKSKAYRNDGVDIEELSAEPGSYVIGYTEKGEWLKYTVKVADAVDYSVTARVASAAKGSAFHLELDDKPITDTVKVDSIGGWGDYKEITFKTSEIAAGEHVLKLVIDGSYVNIDWLDFASRADTTATIGNKGMRLELDKSATYKVFDINGNYLGESEGAKVRNLGKGVFMLKGSGKTMMIRNVEK